A window of Natrinema versiforme contains these coding sequences:
- a CDS encoding 50S ribosomal protein L11, giving the protein MAGTIEVLVPGGQANPGPPLGPELGPTPVDVQAVVQEINDQTEAFDGTEVPVTVDYEDDGSFEIDVGVPPTAALVKDEAGFETGSGEPQKDFVADISVEQVKKIAEQKHPDLLAYDTINAAKEVVGTCASMGVTIEGNDAREFKQRVDDGEYDDVLAAEAEA; this is encoded by the coding sequence ATGGCTGGAACCATCGAAGTGCTCGTTCCGGGTGGCCAGGCCAACCCTGGCCCACCGCTCGGTCCCGAGCTCGGACCGACCCCCGTCGACGTGCAAGCTGTCGTACAGGAGATCAACGATCAGACCGAAGCCTTCGACGGGACCGAAGTCCCCGTCACCGTCGACTACGAGGACGACGGCTCCTTCGAGATCGACGTCGGTGTCCCGCCGACGGCGGCACTGGTCAAAGACGAGGCCGGCTTCGAGACCGGCAGCGGCGAGCCCCAGAAGGATTTCGTCGCGGACATCTCCGTCGAACAGGTCAAGAAGATCGCCGAGCAGAAACACCCCGACCTGCTCGCCTACGACACGATCAACGCCGCGAAGGAAGTCGTCGGCACCTGCGCCTCGATGGGCGTCACCATCGAAGGCAACGACGCTCGAGAGTTCAAGCAGCGAGTCGACGACGGCGAGTACGACGACGTGCTTGCGGCTGAAGCGGAAGCGTAA
- a CDS encoding HEWD family protein produces the protein MSAQVRKPTARVCEACGRGEQWDENLEAWQIARDDGEKQVGNPHCIHEWDITGTFTPVGETDS, from the coding sequence ATGAGCGCACAGGTACGAAAACCGACCGCGAGAGTATGCGAAGCGTGCGGTCGAGGCGAACAGTGGGACGAAAACCTCGAGGCCTGGCAAATCGCCCGCGACGACGGCGAGAAACAGGTCGGCAATCCACACTGCATTCACGAGTGGGACATCACCGGCACCTTCACGCCCGTCGGCGAGACGGACAGCTGA
- a CDS encoding phosphoenolpyruvate carboxykinase (ATP): MSETGTESRPLVRQLPDPTTASNVRYNPSLEELREFAEPAETTTEFGSASYVSEVRSRSADLTKNAVDDDFTDRDHELVDDALDIAGDREMLCVDRLMGRHSEAAFCCRLFVPVEHARIAYAWASLFEPTDGRDPDLYTVHLPDYDETAIRVRPDTGVTTVLGTDYIGEAKKSFLRLYMYRIKQQGGLGLHAGSKRVRVRDADGELQTVGQVFMGLSATGKSTLTSHGCWLEEPEDAAMLQDDVCGLLSDGSVAGSEGEGLFIKTIGLDEDEQPELYEAATTESAILENVAVDDDGTVHFDEDRYTSNSRAIIRRDELESADEEIDLDRLDQVFFITRNPLMPPVAKLDEEQAAVAFMLGESIETSAGDPSRAGESIRVVGTNPFIIGPEGEEGNIFHELIDILDADCYVINTGYLGEQSKDIGVTESVTILTEAARGTIEWSHDEQMGLTIPDSVPGLDIEDYYVPDHVDDYDDALAELRAERRDYLEQFDQLREEIKAAVY, encoded by the coding sequence ATGTCTGAAACCGGGACGGAGTCCCGTCCGCTGGTCCGACAGCTTCCGGATCCGACCACAGCGTCGAACGTTCGGTACAATCCGTCGCTCGAGGAACTGCGCGAGTTCGCCGAGCCCGCCGAGACGACGACCGAGTTCGGATCGGCGTCGTACGTCAGCGAGGTCCGCTCGCGGAGCGCGGACCTGACGAAAAACGCCGTCGACGACGACTTTACCGACCGCGATCACGAACTCGTTGACGACGCGCTCGACATCGCGGGCGACCGCGAGATGCTCTGCGTCGATCGACTGATGGGGCGTCATTCGGAGGCGGCGTTCTGTTGTCGCCTGTTCGTCCCCGTCGAGCACGCTCGAATCGCCTACGCGTGGGCGAGTCTGTTCGAGCCGACCGACGGACGAGACCCCGATCTCTACACCGTCCACCTGCCCGACTACGACGAAACCGCGATCCGCGTCCGGCCCGACACCGGCGTGACGACCGTCCTCGGAACGGACTACATCGGCGAAGCCAAGAAGTCGTTCCTCCGGCTGTACATGTACCGGATCAAACAGCAGGGCGGCCTCGGGCTTCACGCGGGCAGCAAACGGGTCCGCGTCCGCGACGCTGACGGCGAACTCCAGACCGTCGGACAGGTGTTCATGGGCCTCTCCGCGACCGGCAAATCGACCCTGACCTCCCACGGCTGCTGGCTCGAGGAGCCCGAAGACGCCGCGATGTTGCAGGACGACGTCTGTGGCCTCCTCTCGGACGGCTCCGTCGCCGGCAGCGAGGGCGAGGGGCTGTTCATCAAGACGATCGGCCTCGACGAGGACGAGCAGCCGGAACTCTACGAGGCCGCGACCACCGAGTCGGCGATCCTCGAGAACGTCGCGGTCGACGACGACGGCACCGTCCACTTCGACGAGGACCGCTACACCTCGAACTCCCGGGCGATCATCCGGCGCGACGAACTCGAGAGCGCCGACGAGGAGATCGACCTCGACCGGCTGGATCAGGTCTTCTTCATCACCCGAAACCCGCTGATGCCGCCGGTGGCCAAACTCGACGAGGAGCAGGCCGCCGTCGCGTTCATGCTGGGCGAGTCGATCGAGACCAGCGCGGGCGACCCGTCGCGGGCCGGCGAGTCGATCCGCGTCGTCGGCACGAACCCCTTCATCATCGGTCCCGAGGGCGAGGAAGGGAACATCTTCCACGAACTCATCGACATCCTCGACGCCGACTGTTATGTGATCAATACGGGGTACCTCGGCGAGCAATCGAAAGATATCGGCGTCACCGAGTCCGTGACGATCCTCACCGAGGCCGCCCGCGGCACCATCGAGTGGAGCCACGACGAGCAGATGGGGTTGACGATCCCCGACTCCGTCCCGGGACTCGACATCGAGGACTACTACGTCCCCGACCATGTCGACGATTACGACGACGCGCTCGCAGAGCTGCGCGCCGAACGCCGCGACTACCTCGAGCAGTTCGACCAACTCCGCGAGGAGATCAAAGCGGCCGTCTACTGA
- a CDS encoding chromosome segregation ATPase, whose translation MDYGLDIGPEAIRAVTDAGDGSTIESVPPVAIPVDDAALSGEGHTIEEDGTTYAVGSDARAAAEEAAETPRSLFENGVLATGTTPSATAVLDALIDDILSDATDGRLCYTTPGPFADASASTDAHREAVESALADRGVDATPISKGFAVVYDQLAADNYTGLGICLESQTTSAALAYYGVPAMAVSIPKGREWIVERAASDTGHAPSQVAGVLEEFTLDPDAAAGGIESALAAAYDDLLAALIDAIRDEADESDVQQGLSVPIAIAGEGAIEGVEYLIGGRFDAATLPFSVRGVRLADGPATSAATGALAAARDDVEADVTITRSAAGSESDADGTNEPSSADEAAPASGATEFAFDDGSAADRATERTDDAIDQLFDRLANRDAEIESVREDLEALFDDLEYIEERTAAAETVDELDERLESFADDLTDLEAESETHASDDAVDDLGDDLEDLDDDLGELSESLAALTDEVGDLDAELEAVETAAADERGALDERLTDATADLETVAERTDAVEDGLDAVRTDLDEIRTTLTDLEETAATEAALEEVTDRVSELTGDLDDLEAAVDRAETRIDGVSGRLEELSTRIDSVSGRLEEQSERTDARFDAVESTVDEEIAAVDDELETVRETVDDRAAALEAVRDVIDDLEETAADDERVDGISDDLTDLEAAVSDLDDSIAGVSEMLDDLESRTAAVETVDGLAADLEDTDEDLDSLESELGSLEETLEQRLDETAADLESRIETVTDAIDDDLAGLEATVERLEDETVAGDELDEVYDSLADATDEIDAVAASVDTVATDLEAVADEVDDLDDALEAEVSEIRTALDDRVSDVRSTVSEDVDEVEETVSGRIDDVEATLDKRVTTARTTLEDDIETLQADLERETESLTETVSETGDRAADNDRRLDEHDDRFEAVTSTLEAVETDIDGVSDDLATLADRVDEAAEIADTAASDEDLVAIEDDVSGLADRLESLRTDHDDLAGAVDSLPDDSAIETLDSDVRTLDGEVQTLRGDVQAADDDIDSMDERVTTVAEQLSGLEQQIEAIENRVDDVEDGAEQAEELEAIRADLEAVRADATAEPSLPQAVVAGGGGAGVVAGSVAALAGDVVIGGSAALVGLVLLGVTVVLAR comes from the coding sequence ATGGATTACGGTCTCGATATCGGACCGGAGGCGATCCGGGCCGTCACCGACGCGGGCGACGGCTCGACGATCGAATCGGTCCCGCCGGTCGCGATACCGGTCGACGACGCGGCGCTCTCGGGGGAGGGCCACACGATCGAGGAGGACGGAACGACGTACGCGGTCGGCTCGGACGCTCGAGCGGCCGCTGAGGAAGCGGCGGAAACGCCCAGATCGCTGTTCGAGAACGGGGTACTCGCGACGGGGACGACACCGTCCGCGACGGCGGTCTTGGACGCGCTCATTGACGACATCCTGTCGGACGCGACGGATGGCCGACTCTGTTACACGACGCCGGGCCCGTTCGCCGACGCGTCGGCGTCGACCGACGCCCACCGCGAGGCCGTCGAGTCGGCCCTCGCCGACCGTGGGGTCGATGCGACGCCGATCAGTAAAGGGTTCGCCGTCGTCTACGACCAACTCGCGGCCGACAACTACACCGGCCTCGGCATCTGTCTCGAGTCCCAGACGACGAGCGCCGCGCTCGCGTACTACGGCGTTCCGGCGATGGCCGTTTCGATCCCGAAGGGCCGCGAGTGGATCGTCGAGCGCGCGGCGAGCGACACCGGTCACGCCCCGTCGCAGGTCGCCGGCGTGCTCGAGGAGTTCACGCTCGACCCGGACGCGGCCGCGGGCGGGATCGAGAGCGCGCTCGCGGCGGCCTACGACGACCTGCTCGCCGCGTTGATCGACGCGATCCGGGACGAGGCCGACGAGAGCGACGTCCAACAGGGGCTGTCCGTCCCGATCGCGATCGCCGGCGAGGGCGCGATCGAGGGCGTCGAGTACCTGATCGGCGGTCGGTTCGACGCGGCGACGCTCCCGTTCTCGGTCCGGGGTGTACGACTCGCGGACGGCCCCGCGACGAGCGCTGCCACCGGCGCGCTCGCGGCGGCTCGAGACGATGTCGAGGCCGATGTGACGATCACCCGGTCAGCCGCAGGTTCCGAAAGCGACGCCGACGGCACCAACGAACCCTCGAGCGCGGACGAGGCGGCCCCGGCGAGCGGGGCGACCGAATTCGCGTTCGACGACGGATCGGCCGCCGACCGGGCGACCGAGCGCACCGACGACGCCATCGACCAGTTGTTCGACCGGCTCGCGAACCGCGACGCCGAGATCGAGTCCGTCCGCGAGGACCTCGAGGCCCTGTTCGACGACCTCGAGTACATCGAGGAACGAACGGCCGCGGCCGAAACGGTCGACGAACTCGACGAGCGCCTCGAGTCGTTCGCAGACGACCTGACCGATCTCGAGGCCGAGAGCGAAACCCACGCGAGCGACGACGCGGTCGACGACCTCGGTGACGATCTCGAGGATCTCGACGACGACCTCGGGGAGCTCTCGGAGTCGCTCGCGGCGCTAACGGACGAGGTGGGCGATCTCGACGCCGAACTCGAGGCCGTCGAGACCGCCGCGGCCGACGAGCGAGGGGCCCTCGACGAGCGGCTCACAGACGCGACGGCCGACCTCGAGACCGTCGCCGAGCGGACGGATGCGGTCGAAGACGGGCTCGACGCCGTCCGGACGGACCTCGACGAGATTCGGACGACTCTCACCGATCTCGAGGAGACCGCCGCGACCGAAGCGGCCCTCGAGGAGGTGACCGACCGCGTCTCCGAACTGACCGGCGACCTCGACGATCTCGAAGCGGCCGTCGATCGCGCCGAAACGCGAATCGACGGCGTCTCCGGCCGACTCGAGGAACTGAGCACGCGGATCGACAGCGTGTCCGGCCGGCTCGAGGAGCAATCCGAGCGGACCGACGCCCGGTTCGACGCGGTCGAATCGACCGTCGACGAGGAGATCGCGGCCGTCGATGACGAACTGGAGACCGTCCGCGAGACGGTAGACGACCGCGCTGCGGCCCTCGAGGCCGTTCGGGACGTGATCGACGACCTCGAGGAAACGGCAGCGGACGACGAGCGAGTCGATGGGATCAGCGACGATCTAACGGACCTCGAGGCGGCGGTGTCGGACCTCGACGATTCGATCGCGGGCGTCTCGGAAATGCTGGATGACCTCGAGTCGCGGACGGCCGCCGTGGAGACCGTCGACGGACTGGCGGCCGATCTCGAGGACACCGACGAGGACCTCGACTCCCTCGAGTCGGAGCTAGGGTCACTCGAGGAAACGCTCGAGCAGCGACTCGACGAGACGGCCGCGGACCTCGAGAGTCGGATCGAGACCGTGACGGACGCGATCGACGACGATCTCGCGGGACTCGAGGCGACCGTCGAACGGCTCGAGGACGAAACGGTCGCAGGCGACGAACTCGACGAGGTGTACGACTCGCTTGCCGACGCGACCGACGAGATCGATGCGGTGGCCGCGTCCGTGGATACCGTTGCGACGGACCTCGAGGCCGTCGCGGACGAGGTGGACGACCTCGACGACGCGCTCGAGGCGGAAGTGAGCGAGATCCGGACGGCCCTCGATGACCGGGTGAGCGACGTTCGATCGACGGTCTCCGAGGATGTCGACGAGGTCGAGGAAACCGTTTCCGGCCGGATTGATGACGTGGAGGCGACGCTCGACAAGCGCGTGACGACGGCCCGAACGACGCTCGAGGACGATATCGAGACCCTCCAAGCCGACCTCGAGCGCGAGACTGAATCGCTCACCGAGACGGTCTCGGAGACCGGCGACCGAGCCGCCGACAACGACCGGCGGCTGGACGAACACGACGACCGGTTCGAGGCGGTCACGTCGACGCTCGAGGCCGTCGAAACCGATATCGACGGCGTGAGCGACGACCTCGCGACGCTCGCGGATCGGGTCGACGAGGCCGCCGAAATCGCCGACACAGCCGCGAGTGACGAGGACCTCGTGGCGATCGAGGACGACGTCTCGGGACTCGCCGATCGCCTCGAGTCGCTTCGAACGGATCACGACGACCTCGCTGGGGCCGTCGACTCGCTCCCCGACGACTCGGCGATCGAGACGCTCGATAGCGACGTCCGGACCCTCGACGGCGAGGTCCAGACGCTCCGTGGCGACGTACAGGCGGCCGATGACGATATCGACTCGATGGACGAGCGCGTGACGACGGTCGCCGAGCAGCTTTCGGGGCTCGAGCAGCAGATCGAGGCGATCGAGAATCGAGTCGACGATGTCGAGGATGGGGCGGAACAAGCCGAAGAACTCGAGGCGATCCGGGCAGACCTCGAGGCCGTTCGGGCGGACGCAACCGCCGAGCCGTCGCTTCCGCAGGCGGTCGTCGCGGGCGGTGGCGGCGCGGGCGTCGTGGCCGGAAGCGTCGCCGCGCTCGCGGGCGATGTGGTGATCGGTGGCAGCGCGGCCCTCGTTGGCCTCGTGCTGCTCGGAGTCACAGTGGTGCTCGCTCGCTGA
- a CDS encoding rubrerythrin-like domain-containing protein: MTLEERREYVCVQCGRRETVGDALLSTCQQCGGEMRNAELVRD; encoded by the coding sequence ATGACACTCGAGGAGCGACGCGAGTACGTCTGCGTCCAGTGCGGGCGGCGGGAGACCGTCGGGGACGCCCTCCTCAGCACCTGTCAGCAGTGTGGGGGCGAGATGCGAAACGCCGAGTTGGTCCGCGACTAA
- a CDS encoding MFS transporter: MSVRRTAGRLARYDALVLTAAIWFLAKFLRYAFPPLFDSFQASYGVSDAVLGTAFSGLLLVYAAMQFPSGVLADRLGSVTVITAGAAVAAAAALALVVDSPFVVLVGAMLVIGAGTGAHKTVAVRLLSRAYPARTGRALGVLDTFGALSGVVAPAVVVGVASLALGPVAGWRLLFLGGGLVGVALAAAFRVRVPSRLPDESSGVEPTSSGRGGGIAQYASLFRDWRFSTFAMVTILFSFTYNGLVAFAPRYLTAEAGLTTATASLLYSSLFLASLVQLVTGNLSDRVGRLPIIVATLGFASVALVAFVSLTGTSDPVLLGGLLVAVGIGSHGFRPVRGAYLMSAIPDDVAGGGLGVVRTLLMGAGAIAPAIVGALSETAGFRAAFWLLASAIVGATLLAGLLLLSERE, from the coding sequence ATGTCGGTTCGACGAACGGCCGGACGGCTCGCGCGCTACGACGCCCTTGTCCTGACCGCCGCGATCTGGTTTCTCGCGAAATTTCTCCGCTACGCCTTTCCGCCGCTGTTCGACTCGTTTCAGGCGAGTTACGGCGTCTCCGACGCGGTCCTCGGTACCGCGTTCTCCGGACTGTTGCTCGTCTACGCGGCTATGCAGTTTCCCTCCGGCGTGCTCGCAGACCGGCTCGGCTCGGTGACCGTCATCACGGCGGGCGCAGCCGTCGCGGCTGCCGCCGCGCTCGCGCTGGTCGTCGACTCGCCCTTTGTCGTCCTCGTCGGCGCGATGCTCGTGATCGGAGCCGGCACCGGCGCGCACAAGACCGTCGCCGTCCGCCTCCTCTCTCGAGCCTACCCCGCCCGGACGGGGCGAGCGCTCGGCGTCTTGGACACGTTCGGCGCGCTCAGCGGCGTCGTCGCCCCGGCCGTCGTCGTCGGCGTCGCGTCGCTGGCCCTCGGCCCCGTTGCGGGCTGGCGGCTGCTCTTTCTGGGCGGCGGGCTGGTCGGGGTGGCGCTCGCGGCGGCGTTCCGGGTTCGGGTTCCCAGCCGACTCCCGGACGAATCGAGTGGGGTCGAACCGACCTCGAGCGGGCGCGGCGGCGGAATCGCACAGTACGCGTCGCTCTTCCGCGATTGGCGGTTCTCGACGTTCGCCATGGTGACGATCCTGTTCTCGTTTACCTACAACGGGTTGGTCGCGTTCGCGCCGCGATACCTCACCGCGGAAGCGGGGCTCACGACGGCGACCGCGAGCCTGCTCTACAGTAGCCTCTTCCTCGCGAGTCTGGTACAGCTGGTGACCGGCAACCTCAGCGACCGGGTGGGGCGACTGCCTATCATCGTCGCGACGCTCGGGTTCGCATCGGTCGCGCTGGTCGCGTTCGTTTCGCTGACCGGGACGAGCGACCCGGTCCTACTCGGCGGACTGCTCGTCGCCGTCGGGATCGGCTCGCACGGCTTCCGGCCCGTCAGGGGCGCGTACCTGATGTCCGCCATCCCGGACGATGTCGCCGGCGGGGGACTGGGCGTCGTCCGCACGCTGTTGATGGGTGCCGGCGCGATCGCGCCCGCGATCGTCGGCGCGCTCTCGGAAACCGCCGGCTTCAGGGCCGCGTTCTGGCTGCTCGCGTCGGCCATCGTCGGTGCCACGCTCCTCGCCGGCCTGCTCCTGCTTTCCGAACGAGAGTGA
- a CDS encoding class I SAM-dependent methyltransferase, protein MGFHTYPVDRADALEDPSRYRYCSREELLEMLEPAADGVVADLGSGTGFYADDVAPFVDTLYAVDVQSAMHDRYREKGVPDAVEFVTAEVSSLPVDDGQLDGAYSTMTHHEYAPQTTDDAERAPAAETDGALAELARVVRPGGRLVTVDWSADGESAAGPPLEERFDLATATARLESVGFDIEFARERPETFAVVATR, encoded by the coding sequence ATGGGATTTCACACGTATCCCGTCGACCGCGCCGACGCCCTCGAGGACCCGTCTCGCTACCGGTACTGTTCCCGCGAGGAACTACTCGAGATGCTCGAGCCGGCGGCGGACGGCGTCGTAGCGGACCTCGGCTCCGGGACGGGGTTCTACGCGGACGACGTCGCCCCGTTCGTCGACACCCTGTACGCGGTGGACGTGCAGTCGGCGATGCACGACCGCTATCGGGAGAAAGGCGTCCCCGACGCCGTCGAGTTCGTCACGGCCGAGGTGTCGTCGCTACCGGTCGACGATGGACAACTCGACGGCGCGTACTCGACGATGACTCACCACGAGTACGCGCCGCAGACGACCGACGACGCGGAGAGGGCTCCGGCCGCCGAGACCGACGGCGCGCTCGCCGAACTCGCGCGGGTCGTCCGGCCCGGTGGCCGACTGGTCACGGTCGACTGGTCCGCCGACGGCGAGTCGGCAGCCGGCCCGCCGCTCGAGGAGCGGTTCGACCTCGCGACGGCGACGGCCCGGCTCGAGTCAGTCGGCTTCGATATCGAATTCGCCCGCGAGCGGCCGGAAACGTTCGCGGTCGTCGCGACTCGGTGA
- a CDS encoding rubrerythrin-like domain-containing protein, which produces MVYQDPYTPEQSYYECLDCGHRERAESLESCPDCGGRTRNIAVPRE; this is translated from the coding sequence ATGGTGTACCAAGATCCGTACACGCCCGAGCAGTCGTACTACGAGTGTCTGGACTGTGGCCACAGGGAGCGAGCGGAGTCCCTCGAGTCCTGTCCCGACTGCGGCGGTCGAACGCGGAACATCGCGGTCCCTCGAGAATAA
- a CDS encoding M20 family metallopeptidase, protein MDDERDRVGRVCASLEEHPRELLETTRRLVGADTSNPPGNTRTLAEWLEDEFASLGFDCERFAVDPMKPNLVATLPGERDFTLLYNGHLDTVPFREAEWESDPLGQIEGDRLYGRGATDMKGAIGSMIQVARAYDRTDTEPPVTLQFALVSDEEVGGEVGLSTRLRSDRLSPDACVIGEATGRRESNSIAVGDRGYVWPTIRYEGRAAHGSRPMFGENAIDALYELVETCRRRLRRFDAPTDGIDEAILEESIEYYATHLDRETATALFRSPTVNLGTFSGGNAVNTVPSSAEATLDVRALPSVDAAAIVSLIRDCLAERDGATLANVTSKAGSYTAPESAIVRAVTSVAEDVLPTPVYRRFATGSGDAQVFRDNGVPTVEFATGTGTAHAVDEYTTVDKLRRNALVYARLPFEIARVRGD, encoded by the coding sequence ATGGACGACGAGCGAGACCGCGTCGGTCGGGTGTGTGCGTCTCTCGAGGAGCACCCCCGAGAACTGCTCGAAACGACCCGTCGGCTCGTAGGCGCGGACACCAGTAACCCACCGGGGAACACGCGGACGCTCGCCGAGTGGCTCGAAGACGAGTTCGCGTCGCTCGGCTTCGACTGCGAGCGGTTCGCCGTCGACCCGATGAAACCGAACCTCGTCGCGACGCTGCCGGGCGAACGCGACTTCACGCTCCTGTACAACGGCCACCTCGATACGGTTCCGTTTCGCGAGGCGGAGTGGGAGTCCGACCCGCTCGGTCAGATCGAGGGAGATCGACTGTACGGTCGAGGCGCGACGGATATGAAGGGGGCCATCGGCTCGATGATTCAGGTCGCCCGCGCGTACGATCGGACCGACACCGAGCCGCCAGTCACCCTCCAGTTCGCCCTCGTGAGCGACGAGGAAGTCGGCGGCGAGGTCGGGCTCAGCACGCGGTTACGAAGCGATCGACTGTCCCCCGACGCCTGCGTCATCGGCGAAGCGACCGGCCGACGCGAGAGCAACTCGATCGCGGTCGGCGACCGGGGATACGTCTGGCCCACGATCAGGTACGAGGGCCGCGCGGCCCACGGCTCGCGGCCGATGTTCGGCGAGAACGCGATCGACGCCCTCTACGAACTGGTCGAGACGTGTCGGCGGCGGCTGCGGCGGTTCGACGCGCCGACCGACGGCATCGACGAGGCGATCCTCGAGGAGAGCATCGAGTACTACGCGACCCACCTCGATCGAGAGACCGCGACGGCCCTGTTTCGTTCCCCGACGGTCAACCTCGGCACGTTCAGCGGCGGCAACGCGGTCAACACCGTTCCCTCGAGCGCCGAGGCCACGCTCGACGTTCGCGCGTTGCCGTCGGTCGACGCCGCGGCGATCGTGTCGCTGATCCGGGACTGCCTCGCGGAGCGAGACGGCGCGACGCTCGCGAACGTCACGAGCAAGGCGGGCTCGTACACGGCCCCCGAGTCCGCAATCGTCCGGGCGGTGACGTCCGTCGCCGAGGACGTCCTCCCGACGCCGGTGTACCGGCGGTTCGCGACCGGGAGCGGCGACGCGCAGGTCTTCCGGGACAACGGGGTGCCGACCGTCGAATTCGCGACCGGAACCGGGACGGCACACGCGGTCGACGAGTACACGACCGTCGACAAGCTCCGCCGGAACGCGCTCGTCTACGCTCGGCTCCCCTTCGAGATTGCGCGGGTACGTGGCGACTGA
- a CDS encoding HAD-IIA family hydrolase, with amino-acid sequence MTDYEAVILDVDGTIVRGEELLPGATDGLRALEAAGCLRLLFSNNPTRGADHYRETLAPHGIDIDPGTVLTSATVSAEYLAATHPDAAVYLVGGERLEAILDDAAVDLTTEPEAAEVVLGSFDKGFSFGTLWEALRALEGDVPFYGTDPDTTIPVDEGEMPGSGAILAAMEAVAGREPDAILGKPSSIAAAAAMNRLDVDPRDTLVVGDRLDTDIELGNRAGMETALVLTGVTDRADLAAADADARPDHVLEALSAVDELL; translated from the coding sequence ATGACCGACTACGAGGCGGTGATCCTCGACGTCGACGGAACGATCGTCCGAGGCGAGGAGTTGCTCCCCGGCGCGACCGACGGATTGCGCGCTCTCGAGGCGGCGGGCTGTTTGCGGCTGCTGTTCTCGAACAACCCGACGCGGGGGGCCGACCACTACAGAGAGACGCTCGCGCCGCACGGAATCGACATCGACCCAGGCACCGTCCTCACGTCCGCGACCGTCTCGGCGGAGTACCTCGCGGCGACCCATCCGGACGCGGCGGTCTACCTCGTCGGCGGGGAGCGACTCGAGGCGATCCTCGACGACGCGGCCGTCGACCTGACGACCGAGCCCGAGGCGGCCGAGGTCGTGCTCGGCTCGTTCGACAAGGGGTTCTCCTTCGGCACGCTCTGGGAGGCCCTGCGCGCCCTCGAGGGCGACGTGCCGTTCTACGGCACTGACCCAGACACGACGATCCCGGTCGACGAGGGCGAGATGCCGGGCTCGGGCGCGATCCTCGCCGCGATGGAAGCCGTCGCCGGCCGCGAGCCCGATGCGATCCTCGGCAAGCCGTCCTCGATCGCGGCCGCGGCGGCCATGAACCGACTGGACGTCGATCCCCGGGACACGCTGGTCGTCGGCGACCGGCTCGACACCGACATCGAACTCGGGAACCGCGCGGGAATGGAAACCGCCCTCGTCCTCACCGGCGTCACCGACCGCGCGGACCTCGCGGCGGCCGACGCCGACGCCAGACCGGATCACGTCCTCGAGGCGTTGTCCGCGGTCGACGAACTCCTCTGA
- a CDS encoding glycine zipper 2TM domain-containing protein: MRERLTAVLLRARYAAIGAAVGAAIGGLFSRNAASTGGAIGGLVGATVADTRGTLDALLEDVRERDPRSQDAHAE, encoded by the coding sequence ATGAGAGAACGTCTTACCGCAGTGTTGCTCCGTGCCCGATACGCAGCGATCGGTGCCGCCGTCGGCGCGGCGATCGGCGGCCTGTTCAGCCGAAACGCAGCGAGTACCGGCGGTGCGATCGGCGGGCTCGTGGGGGCGACCGTCGCGGACACCCGCGGGACCCTCGACGCGCTGCTCGAGGACGTCAGAGAGCGGGATCCCCGGTCGCAGGACGCCCACGCGGAGTAA